From the genome of Roseiconus lacunae, one region includes:
- a CDS encoding tellurite resistance TerB family protein → MPTPSQLNDGGFAIPLPENEGSGERYIEATPKSNLQTSSVVFCGPGDSIKFQVSVGKGDSIELDVQDPLVYIANGPLHGRFDASLIDLSLPIASTSINAQQSLPYWPNYYDCSAIQRGEYLSWLQGGRRDSDVELGFVFIYFYGLERRVLIDRADYVPIANEVMRLLLVYGKSNSFRRYGTSLLWTTIHLASHAGELPTKLLSNAIRVTKTWTDETLGICLGILHSKSILLPSRLARTIAQRDARSSSSVIVNRHEEEFNKLFKVKYRERFGKGLSLDVSKRAKRVDYYPASGSLLRNLHSDENPSIPPRPDVFGKTAQFKPLIAIWEDSIESLRSFSREKKKSSGEITANVYESLPPELRQGEHPEEEAWLNAWERNVDEDDWPIVPVSELAAIKQIARRDRLTKTQCGQILATADVIGFGVEPDARITGKNYRWDEKVTLFFHDGNVLDDPTGYAAASVLLRLGASIAEADGSIDAEELNFINEHLQGQFNLSEAESKRLDRLQYLLLHSRSGDNTIGKALAKRLSIKHRRLVGEFLVGVAASDEVICKAEQKALRKAYRSLDLDEAELDQLIHRHETTGVNGDSQSDDLQLDLDAVSKIMAETHQVASLLRDAMADEDDDEIADESVSALSSTRSSAKDTAEPRSEVAADARFGSLDTRYHPLLHSILESTEWSSEAMRSLADEHGLMLIGAVEAINEWSTEEFGDWLIEEGETFTIHAQLIQEES, encoded by the coding sequence GTGCCAACACCGAGTCAGCTGAACGATGGCGGGTTTGCAATTCCGTTGCCCGAAAATGAAGGCAGCGGCGAACGGTATATCGAGGCGACTCCCAAGTCGAACTTGCAAACCAGTAGCGTTGTTTTCTGTGGACCGGGAGACTCAATAAAGTTTCAGGTTTCGGTCGGCAAGGGAGATTCGATCGAATTGGATGTCCAGGATCCGTTGGTCTACATCGCTAACGGACCACTGCACGGTCGGTTCGATGCATCATTGATTGACTTGTCATTGCCTATCGCGTCAACGTCGATCAACGCTCAGCAATCGTTGCCATACTGGCCCAACTACTACGACTGCTCGGCAATTCAGCGTGGTGAGTACCTAAGTTGGCTTCAGGGTGGACGCAGAGACTCGGACGTCGAACTTGGTTTCGTTTTCATTTACTTCTACGGACTGGAACGCCGTGTATTGATTGATCGTGCCGACTATGTCCCAATCGCCAACGAAGTCATGCGATTGCTGCTCGTATACGGAAAGTCAAACTCTTTTCGACGCTATGGGACATCGCTCTTGTGGACCACGATCCATCTGGCATCGCATGCTGGCGAACTACCCACCAAGTTGCTAAGCAATGCGATCAGGGTGACCAAAACGTGGACCGACGAAACGCTGGGCATTTGCTTGGGAATACTTCATTCCAAGTCGATCTTGTTACCATCTCGGCTCGCTCGAACGATCGCTCAGCGTGACGCAAGGTCGTCTTCCAGCGTGATCGTTAACCGTCACGAGGAAGAGTTCAACAAGCTGTTCAAGGTGAAGTACCGCGAGCGGTTTGGAAAAGGTCTCTCGCTAGATGTCAGTAAGCGGGCCAAGCGAGTTGACTACTATCCAGCAAGTGGCAGCCTGCTTCGTAACCTGCATTCCGATGAAAACCCATCTATCCCGCCGCGACCAGATGTCTTCGGAAAGACTGCACAATTCAAGCCACTCATTGCGATCTGGGAAGATAGCATCGAATCACTGCGGAGTTTTAGCCGCGAGAAAAAGAAGTCGTCTGGTGAGATCACGGCCAACGTCTATGAATCACTTCCACCGGAGTTGCGTCAGGGTGAGCATCCGGAGGAAGAAGCTTGGCTCAACGCGTGGGAACGCAACGTTGATGAAGACGATTGGCCAATTGTCCCCGTCTCGGAGCTCGCCGCGATAAAGCAGATCGCCCGTCGAGACCGACTCACTAAGACTCAATGCGGACAGATATTAGCGACCGCAGATGTGATCGGTTTCGGTGTCGAACCCGACGCGCGTATCACCGGGAAGAACTACCGATGGGACGAGAAGGTAACGCTGTTTTTTCACGACGGCAATGTGCTAGACGATCCTACAGGATACGCCGCCGCATCGGTATTGCTGCGACTTGGCGCGAGTATTGCCGAGGCCGATGGCAGTATTGACGCGGAAGAACTCAATTTCATCAACGAACACCTGCAAGGACAGTTCAATCTATCGGAGGCGGAATCAAAGCGTCTTGATCGCTTGCAGTACCTTCTGCTGCATTCACGATCCGGTGACAACACGATTGGTAAGGCTTTGGCGAAAAGATTATCGATCAAGCATCGACGCTTGGTCGGCGAGTTTCTTGTTGGTGTGGCCGCAAGCGATGAAGTCATCTGCAAAGCCGAGCAAAAAGCGTTGCGAAAGGCTTATCGGTCGCTGGACCTTGACGAAGCTGAGCTCGACCAACTTATCCATCGCCACGAGACGACCGGAGTCAACGGGGATAGCCAGTCCGACGACTTGCAACTTGATCTCGATGCGGTTTCAAAAATCATGGCCGAGACGCACCAAGTCGCCTCTCTTCTTCGCGATGCGATGGCCGACGAGGATGACGACGAGATAGCGGACGAGTCCGTTTCCGCGTTGTCGTCAACAAGGAGTTCGGCCAAAGACACTGCTGAACCGCGTTCCGAGGTGGCAGCAGATGCGAGGTTCGGAAGCCTCGACACCCGTTATCATCCGTTGCTTCATTCGATTCTCGAAAGCACAGAATGGTCTTCTGAAGCGATGCGGTCGCTTGCCGATGAACATGGTTTGATGCTCATCGGGGCGGTCGAAGCGATTAATGAATGGTCAACTGAGGAGTTCGGCGATTGGCTAATCGAGGAAGGAGAAACATTCACGATTCATGCACAATTGATTCAGGAAGAAAGCTAA
- a CDS encoding exonuclease domain-containing protein — protein sequence MEKDSRAKGMSNNGNGFAVVDVETTGFGSGDRVIEIGIVLLDHRLRIVDEYETLIDPERDLGPTHVHGITPKMISMAPSFGEVASAIAKRIGDRVIVAHNLIFDERMLGQEFGRLRAIFDPGVGICTLKLTKQKLPAACQMLGVDPPSHHRALADARASAGLLRALKPKCNGQPLKLGNVPGEISVRTHRRCADEGTLVLDRLISRVVYTEGDTRLLQYMDLLDWVLDDFVLTADERQHLNFLAEELSLSEAEIVRAHEQYFDAMVVGAKKDGIITQEENAALAFVANALGIPIDRVPAVTEPDCGCSSIPVGSSICFTGSFADSNGNKLPKAELEKLATNRGFTVVSNVTKSKCDVVVAVDPSSSSGKAKKAREFGKPVIASQDFLKQVQN from the coding sequence ATGGAGAAAGACTCGAGGGCAAAAGGCATGTCGAACAACGGAAACGGTTTTGCGGTCGTTGACGTCGAGACGACCGGATTCGGGAGTGGTGATCGCGTTATCGAGATTGGTATTGTTCTTCTCGACCATCGCCTCCGCATTGTGGATGAGTATGAGACGCTGATAGATCCTGAACGAGATCTTGGACCAACGCACGTGCATGGCATCACGCCGAAGATGATATCGATGGCACCGTCATTCGGCGAAGTGGCTTCCGCCATTGCCAAACGCATTGGTGACCGCGTGATTGTTGCTCACAACCTAATTTTTGACGAGCGAATGCTCGGTCAGGAGTTCGGTCGACTGAGGGCAATATTCGATCCCGGCGTTGGCATCTGCACTTTGAAGTTGACCAAACAAAAGTTACCGGCCGCGTGTCAAATGCTCGGTGTCGATCCACCAAGCCATCACCGCGCCCTCGCCGATGCTCGTGCCAGCGCTGGATTGCTGAGAGCTTTGAAACCGAAATGCAACGGGCAGCCATTGAAACTTGGAAATGTTCCGGGAGAAATTTCAGTGCGGACGCATCGCCGGTGTGCCGATGAAGGGACACTCGTTCTTGACAGGCTCATCAGTCGAGTTGTCTACACCGAAGGCGATACTCGTTTGCTTCAATACATGGACTTGCTTGACTGGGTACTTGATGATTTTGTTCTTACCGCCGACGAACGACAACATTTGAATTTCTTGGCAGAAGAACTGTCGTTGAGCGAGGCCGAGATTGTCCGCGCTCACGAACAATATTTCGATGCAATGGTTGTTGGAGCAAAAAAGGACGGAATTATTACCCAGGAAGAAAATGCCGCACTCGCATTTGTCGCCAACGCGTTAGGAATCCCAATAGATCGCGTCCCTGCTGTCACTGAACCTGACTGCGGTTGCAGCAGTATTCCGGTAGGATCATCTATCTGTTTCACCGGCAGTTTCGCCGACTCCAATGGTAATAAGTTGCCAAAAGCAGAACTTGAAAAGCTGGCAACCAACCGCGGCTTTACGGTTGTCTCGAATGTGACGAAGTCCAAGTGCGATGTAGTAGTTGCGGTGGATCCATCATCTTCGTCAGGAAAGGCCAAGAAGGCCCGTGAGTTTGGCAAGCCTGTGATCGCTTCGCAAGATTTCCTGAAGCAGGTTCAGAATTAG